In Thiospirochaeta perfilievii, a single window of DNA contains:
- a CDS encoding PQQ-binding-like beta-propeller repeat protein — protein sequence MIKTIKMSGRVILPVLLLILLSSCSLILDKIFKKDEEIKNISIPLKWTLDVRTTSSNKILVVDNIGYRRNPREGLIAFSMESGELLWDKTDNIDMYNSPLYVGGHIIAIDGSLPELLLLNPTTGEVEKRIFLTLDGVNRYPDNEKNQFMHSGYYIFSVGTTLYWGTRYCETSDGIPLGLVSIDIVDDVKLNSSNENIGTITVLHENDLSYKESIEGSIYIEDDTAYFGSNASDFNNEWRPKYYALDLIKGDILWETEVDKLFGGGAQYNFYNRGDNLFLSDIRGFGLIDKSTGELLYEVSPGSGDDSGGFVVDNLFYSTNGSFSYSAIQRDNVQCVNMDTGEQVWGDLSIDFTLGARPVVYGGYLFVGSQKNFYIFDAKDGTLVAKSSDVYGGSNQFNHNFIYQDKYMILDGESKIFCIDLEETVKRIK from the coding sequence ATGATTAAAACTATTAAAATGTCAGGTAGAGTTATTCTACCTGTATTACTACTAATATTATTAAGCTCTTGTTCTCTCATATTAGATAAAATATTTAAAAAAGATGAAGAAATTAAGAATATCTCTATACCATTAAAATGGACATTGGATGTACGAACTACCAGTTCAAATAAAATCTTGGTGGTTGACAATATAGGGTATAGGAGAAACCCAAGGGAAGGCCTTATAGCTTTTTCTATGGAGAGCGGGGAACTTCTTTGGGATAAAACTGATAATATAGATATGTATAATAGCCCACTCTATGTTGGGGGACATATTATTGCTATTGATGGTTCATTACCAGAGCTTTTACTCTTAAATCCAACAACAGGAGAAGTAGAAAAGAGGATATTTTTAACATTAGATGGTGTAAACAGATACCCAGATAACGAGAAGAATCAGTTTATGCATTCTGGTTATTATATATTTTCAGTAGGAACTACACTTTATTGGGGTACGCGATATTGTGAAACCTCAGATGGTATTCCATTAGGATTAGTCTCTATTGATATTGTAGATGATGTAAAACTCAATAGTAGTAATGAAAATATAGGGACAATAACAGTACTACATGAAAACGACTTGAGTTATAAAGAGTCGATAGAAGGTTCTATATATATAGAAGATGATACAGCCTATTTTGGAAGTAATGCTTCTGATTTTAATAATGAATGGAGACCCAAATACTACGCTTTGGATCTAATAAAAGGTGATATTTTATGGGAAACTGAGGTCGACAAGTTATTTGGTGGTGGTGCACAGTATAACTTCTATAACCGTGGTGATAATCTATTTTTAAGTGATATAAGGGGGTTTGGATTAATAGATAAATCAACAGGAGAATTATTATATGAGGTTAGCCCTGGTTCTGGGGATGATTCAGGTGGTTTTGTTGTAGACAACCTATTTTACTCAACTAATGGTTCATTTTCGTATTCTGCGATACAGAGAGATAATGTTCAATGTGTCAACATGGATACAGGAGAGCAAGTATGGGGGGATTTGTCTATAGATTTCACTCTTGGTGCTAGACCAGTAGTATATGGTGGCTATCTATTTGTTGGTAGCCAAAAGAACTTTTATATTTTTGATGCTAAAGATGGTACTTTAGTTGCCAAAAGTTCTGATGTATATGGAGGATCTAACCAGTTTAATCACAACTTCATATATCAAGATAAGTATATGATATTAGATGGAGAAAGCAAAATATTTTGTATTGATCTAGAAGAGACCGTTAAGAGGATTAAATGA
- a CDS encoding outer membrane lipoprotein-sorting protein produces MKKLLVIGLLLSTSLIYSVTGLDVMEMMETKKSPDSTHMLVELIITEANGSEKSRVVEMWGNSDSNELSNQIMVFRAPASVKDTRFLIKENESGDDKWIFMPALGKVRRIAASDGDSAFMGTEFTYDDMSGGDIDDDNHKLLKEESLDGYECYVVESIPKDLSDSQYGRRVQWIIKDSDILIPIKVELYNKDGELNKVLTIRDLEKIDGFWIPGSTKMANLLNDRSSVIINKKVEVNKRINPALFEKRFLTTGRVK; encoded by the coding sequence ATGAAAAAATTATTAGTAATAGGATTATTATTATCAACTAGCTTAATTTATTCCGTTACAGGATTAGATGTAATGGAGATGATGGAGACGAAGAAGAGTCCAGACTCAACCCACATGTTAGTAGAGCTTATTATTACAGAAGCAAATGGAAGTGAAAAGAGTAGAGTAGTTGAGATGTGGGGAAACTCAGACTCAAATGAACTTTCGAATCAGATAATGGTTTTCCGGGCTCCAGCTTCTGTTAAAGATACTCGGTTCTTAATAAAAGAGAATGAGAGTGGGGATGATAAGTGGATCTTTATGCCAGCTTTAGGAAAGGTTCGTAGAATTGCAGCTTCCGATGGGGATTCAGCATTTATGGGTACGGAATTTACTTATGATGATATGTCAGGAGGAGATATAGATGACGATAACCATAAACTATTAAAAGAAGAGAGTTTAGATGGTTATGAATGTTATGTTGTAGAGTCTATTCCAAAGGATTTATCAGATAGTCAGTATGGTAGACGGGTTCAGTGGATTATAAAGGATAGTGATATTTTAATACCTATTAAGGTTGAACTCTATAATAAAGATGGTGAGTTAAATAAGGTTCTTACCATTAGAGATTTAGAGAAGATTGATGGGTTTTGGATTCCTGGTAGTACAAAAATGGCGAACTTATTAAATGATAGATCCTCTGTAATTATTAATAAGAAGGTAGAAGTTAATAAAAGAATAAATCCCGCTCTATTTGAAAAGAGGTTTTTAACAACTGGAAGGGTTAAATAG